A genomic region of Microlunatus sagamiharensis contains the following coding sequences:
- a CDS encoding amino acid ABC transporter ATP-binding protein, whose product MSATAADAPAQRVVPSATPVVQVRGASKSFGAHQVLHEVDLDVARGTVTVVLGPSGSGKSTLLRAVNHLEKLDAGYVRVDGELVGVRVAHGRLHELSERAILRQRARIGFVFQGFNLFPHLSVLGNVVEAPVAALGRDKAEVHAEARALLARVGLADKADAYPRQLSGGQQQRVAIARALALRPQLILFDEPTSALDPELVGEVLAVIKDLAAAGATMIIVTHEIGFAREVADTVVFLDAGRVVEQGPPDEVLDHPQHPRTAAFLSRVR is encoded by the coding sequence ATGAGCGCCACCGCCGCGGACGCCCCGGCCCAGCGGGTCGTGCCGAGCGCGACACCGGTGGTGCAGGTGCGCGGGGCGAGCAAGTCCTTCGGCGCCCACCAGGTCCTGCACGAGGTCGACCTCGACGTCGCGCGGGGCACGGTCACCGTCGTCCTCGGGCCCTCCGGCTCGGGCAAGTCGACGCTGCTGCGCGCCGTCAACCACCTCGAGAAGCTCGACGCCGGCTACGTCCGCGTCGACGGCGAGCTGGTCGGCGTGCGCGTCGCGCACGGCCGGCTGCACGAGCTGAGCGAGCGGGCGATCCTGCGGCAGCGGGCCCGGATCGGCTTCGTCTTCCAGGGCTTCAACCTCTTCCCGCACCTGAGCGTGCTGGGCAACGTGGTCGAGGCGCCCGTCGCCGCCCTCGGCCGCGACAAGGCGGAGGTCCACGCCGAGGCCCGCGCGCTCCTCGCGCGGGTGGGCCTGGCCGACAAGGCGGACGCCTACCCCCGGCAGCTCTCGGGTGGCCAGCAGCAGCGGGTGGCGATCGCCCGCGCGCTCGCCCTGCGCCCGCAGCTGATCTTGTTCGACGAACCGACCTCGGCGCTCGACCCCGAGCTCGTCGGCGAGGTCCTCGCGGTGATCAAGGACCTCGCGGCCGCCGGCGCCACCATGATCATCGTCACCCACGAGATCGGCTTCGCCCGCGAGGTGGCCGACACCGTCGTCTTCCTCGACGCCGGCCGTGTCGTCGAGCAGGGACCGCCCGACGAGGTCCTCGACCATCCGCAGCACCCCCGCACCGCGGCGTTCCTCAGCCGCGTGCGCTGA